Proteins encoded by one window of Listeria cossartiae subsp. cossartiae:
- a CDS encoding metal ABC transporter substrate-binding protein, producing the protein MKKWSFLVVTVLAFVLVLAGCGAGTDKVSEEKGKLKVVTTFYPMYDFTKNVAGDNASIEMLIDAGTEPHDYEPSAKDIAKIEEADVFVYNSEDMETWVPSVLKSLDSKKLTVIDASKGIELVEGTEEEHDHDHEEEGHHHEHDPHIWLSPVLAQQEVANIQNGLAKADKTNADTYKNNAKNYTDKLKALDNKFKTAFEGAKQRDFVTQHAAFQYLANEYDLHQVAIAGLSPDQEPSPARLAELQKYVKANNISTIYFEEVASPKVAETLAKETGANLEVLSPIEGITDKEQKKGMDYIAYMEQNLQALQKTIK; encoded by the coding sequence ATGAAGAAATGGTCGTTTTTAGTTGTAACTGTTTTAGCGTTCGTTTTAGTTTTGGCTGGATGTGGCGCTGGTACTGATAAAGTGAGTGAGGAGAAAGGTAAGCTCAAGGTAGTGACAACTTTTTACCCGATGTATGATTTTACTAAAAATGTGGCTGGAGATAATGCTTCGATTGAGATGTTGATTGATGCTGGGACGGAGCCGCATGATTACGAACCGAGTGCCAAAGATATCGCTAAAATCGAGGAAGCCGACGTTTTCGTATATAACAGCGAAGACATGGAAACATGGGTGCCGAGCGTTCTTAAAAGCTTAGATTCGAAAAAGTTGACCGTAATTGACGCTAGTAAGGGAATTGAGCTCGTTGAAGGTACGGAAGAAGAGCACGATCATGACCACGAAGAAGAAGGCCACCACCATGAACATGATCCACACATATGGCTAAGTCCAGTCCTCGCACAGCAAGAAGTGGCTAATATTCAGAATGGCCTAGCAAAAGCAGATAAAACAAATGCGGATACATACAAAAACAACGCAAAAAACTATACCGACAAATTAAAAGCGCTCGACAACAAATTTAAAACGGCTTTTGAAGGCGCCAAACAACGCGATTTCGTAACTCAACACGCAGCATTTCAATATTTAGCAAACGAATATGACTTGCATCAAGTGGCTATCGCTGGCCTTTCCCCTGACCAAGAACCAAGTCCGGCACGCTTAGCAGAACTGCAAAAATACGTGAAAGCCAACAACATCAGTACCATTTATTTTGAAGAAGTGGCATCACCAAAAGTAGCAGAAACGCTCGCTAAAGAAACTGGTGCAAACCTCGAAGTACTAAGCCCAATCGAAGGAATCACCGATAAAGAGCAGAAAAAAGGCATGGATTATATTGCTTACATGGAACAAAATTTACAAGCCTTGCAAAAAACAATTAAATAA
- a CDS encoding metal ABC transporter ATP-binding protein → MKYIDIANIGFKYESEPVLENISFQVSAGEFIILTGENGAAKSTLLRIILGILRPEKGSVTFAKKNADGGRLLTGYVPQQIASFNAGFPSTVLELVRSGRFPKGKWFKRLTANDHAHVEKALKSVEMWDYRHKRIGELSGGQKQRICLARMFATDPNILILDEPQTAMDKQSKIRFYDLLKHEAQVHNKAILMVTHDSEEMEDYVDKHIRLVRKEDVSWKCFSMDLCKEPSKHQ, encoded by the coding sequence ATGAAATATATTGATATAGCCAATATTGGCTTTAAATACGAATCCGAGCCAGTGCTTGAAAATATTTCTTTTCAAGTGAGTGCGGGAGAATTCATCATACTAACAGGAGAAAACGGAGCAGCCAAATCAACACTGCTCCGTATTATTTTGGGCATTTTGCGTCCAGAGAAAGGTTCGGTTACTTTTGCGAAAAAGAATGCAGATGGCGGGCGACTTTTAACAGGTTATGTACCACAGCAAATTGCCTCATTTAATGCAGGTTTTCCTAGTACGGTCCTTGAATTAGTGAGGTCCGGGCGCTTTCCAAAAGGGAAATGGTTCAAACGGCTGACTGCAAACGATCATGCGCATGTCGAAAAAGCCCTGAAATCTGTAGAAATGTGGGATTATCGTCATAAACGTATCGGCGAGCTATCTGGTGGCCAAAAACAGCGGATTTGCTTGGCGCGAATGTTCGCGACAGACCCGAATATATTGATTTTGGATGAGCCGCAGACCGCGATGGATAAACAGAGTAAAATTCGCTTTTACGATTTATTGAAGCATGAAGCGCAAGTTCATAATAAAGCGATTTTGATGGTAACGCATGATAGTGAAGAAATGGAAGACTATGTCGATAAGCATATTCGTCTTGTTAGAAAGGAGGATGTTTCATGGAAATGTTTCTCTATGGATTTATGCAAAGAGCCTTCCAAGCATCAATGA
- a CDS encoding metal ABC transporter permease produces the protein MEMFLYGFMQRAFQASMIIAVIAPLLGVFLIIRRQSLMADTLSHVSLAGVAFGLVLNVNPSVTTLIVVVIAALGIEYLRGVYVTYSELSIAILMAGGLAVALVLMSLDQGGITTSVQQYLFGSIVTISKAQVQLLVILGVAIVVLFLVFKRFMFVLTFSEDVAVAEGVPVRLISLLFSVVTGIAIAVIMPIAGALLVSALIILPAAIGMRISKGFLMCVISAILIGLVGMFSGLVSSYQLGTPPGATITLMFIVLFVISTLVLKVVRK, from the coding sequence ATGGAAATGTTTCTCTATGGATTTATGCAAAGAGCCTTCCAAGCATCAATGATAATTGCTGTTATTGCGCCACTTTTAGGGGTTTTCTTAATTATACGAAGACAGTCGCTGATGGCAGATACCCTTTCGCATGTGTCGCTTGCTGGTGTTGCTTTTGGGCTGGTTTTAAATGTGAATCCTAGTGTGACGACGCTTATAGTAGTTGTAATTGCGGCGCTAGGAATTGAATATTTGCGCGGTGTTTATGTAACTTATTCGGAGTTATCGATTGCGATACTTATGGCTGGTGGGCTTGCTGTGGCGTTAGTTTTAATGAGTTTGGATCAAGGCGGGATTACGACGAGTGTGCAGCAATACTTATTTGGTTCCATTGTGACAATAAGCAAGGCGCAAGTACAGTTGTTAGTCATTTTAGGAGTGGCTATCGTAGTGTTGTTTCTCGTGTTTAAACGGTTTATGTTTGTGCTGACTTTTAGCGAAGATGTGGCAGTTGCAGAAGGAGTTCCAGTACGTTTGATTTCGCTGTTATTCAGTGTGGTTACAGGGATTGCGATTGCAGTCATTATGCCAATAGCGGGAGCGTTACTAGTATCAGCGCTCATTATACTGCCAGCAGCAATCGGCATGCGCATTTCAAAAGGGTTCCTGATGTGTGTTATTAGTGCTATTCTAATTGGTTTAGTTGGAATGTTTTCAGGTCTTGTATCTTCTTACCAACTAGGAACCCCACCAGGCGCAACGATTACGTTAATGTTTATTGTGCTTTTCGTTATTTCAACACTTGTTTTAAAAGTTGTGCGCAAGTGA
- a CDS encoding peptide ABC transporter substrate-binding protein, with protein sequence MHFLKKTLPIFAILTVLLLTACGNDNDKSAAKTSPDKIKFLETSELLTLNTTAEEDFASFTAQNQVFEGLYTLDQKDNFVPGVADGMPEISTDQTKYTIKLKKNAKWSDGSQVTADDFVYAWRRAVDPKTAPGYSALFKDSIKNATEINEGKLPVTDLGVVATDPTTLEITLKKPVPYFISLLSFETFFPQKESYVEKQGDKYGTDSAHTLYNGPFVMKDWGGNITNKWTYAKNDQYWDKDNVKVNEIDVQVAKDINAGVNLYNTNEADRVPLSGDFAKQYKDKKDFQTEKDALISYLRMNQKRDGKATPLANNSLRHALNLAVDKKQLTDRILGDGSFPANGLLPKDFVQNPTTGADFRTDSGDHLVYNKEEALKYWKQAQKELGTDKVTIELLGDDQETTKTIFAYLKAQFEDNLPGVTIKVKNMPSKSATQLTSDGNYDLSLAAWMPDFKDPWTYSSLFLSDYFNNHMSYNSPAYDKLVKSTDTTLATKPEERWNAFVASEKVLLDDDAAILPLYQHQTAVLQRTDITGVQKHAFGSPYSYKFIRVEK encoded by the coding sequence ATGCATTTTTTAAAGAAAACATTGCCTATTTTTGCCATTTTGACAGTACTTTTACTCACAGCATGCGGAAATGACAATGATAAATCTGCCGCAAAAACTTCCCCGGACAAAATTAAATTTCTTGAAACCAGTGAATTACTGACTTTAAATACGACAGCTGAGGAAGACTTTGCTAGCTTCACCGCACAAAACCAAGTCTTCGAGGGATTATACACACTTGATCAAAAAGATAACTTTGTTCCTGGGGTTGCTGATGGAATGCCAGAAATCAGCACTGACCAAACGAAATATACCATTAAATTAAAGAAAAACGCGAAATGGTCCGATGGTTCCCAAGTAACCGCTGATGATTTCGTCTATGCGTGGCGCCGTGCCGTTGATCCAAAAACCGCACCGGGCTACTCCGCACTTTTCAAAGATTCAATCAAAAATGCCACTGAAATCAATGAAGGCAAACTACCTGTAACTGACCTTGGTGTCGTTGCAACGGACCCAACAACGCTTGAAATCACCCTAAAAAAACCAGTTCCATACTTCATTTCACTTCTTTCTTTTGAAACATTTTTCCCACAAAAAGAAAGTTATGTGGAAAAACAAGGTGATAAATACGGGACAGATAGTGCGCACACTTTATACAATGGTCCTTTTGTCATGAAGGATTGGGGCGGCAACATTACGAATAAATGGACTTACGCGAAAAATGACCAATATTGGGATAAAGATAATGTCAAAGTAAATGAAATTGACGTGCAAGTCGCGAAAGATATTAACGCTGGTGTGAACCTTTATAATACAAACGAGGCTGACCGCGTCCCACTTTCAGGCGATTTTGCGAAACAATACAAAGACAAGAAAGATTTCCAAACGGAAAAAGATGCGCTCATCAGTTACTTGCGCATGAATCAAAAACGCGACGGTAAAGCGACTCCACTTGCGAACAATTCCTTGCGTCATGCGCTTAATTTAGCTGTTGATAAGAAGCAACTAACGGACCGGATTCTCGGTGACGGTTCCTTCCCAGCGAACGGACTTCTTCCAAAAGATTTCGTCCAAAACCCAACAACGGGCGCTGATTTCCGCACAGATAGCGGCGACCATTTAGTTTATAATAAAGAAGAAGCTTTAAAATATTGGAAACAAGCACAAAAAGAACTTGGCACTGACAAAGTAACAATCGAACTACTTGGCGATGACCAAGAAACGACGAAAACCATTTTCGCTTATTTGAAAGCGCAGTTTGAAGATAATTTGCCAGGTGTGACGATTAAAGTGAAAAATATGCCTTCGAAGAGCGCGACACAGCTAACTTCTGATGGTAATTATGACTTGTCACTGGCCGCTTGGATGCCTGACTTTAAGGATCCGTGGACGTATAGTAGTTTATTCTTATCTGATTACTTTAATAACCATATGAGCTACAACAGTCCCGCTTATGATAAGCTTGTAAAATCGACGGATACAACACTTGCGACGAAGCCAGAAGAACGTTGGAATGCGTTCGTAGCTTCTGAGAAAGTTCTGCTTGATGATGACGCAGCGATTTTACCACTTTATCAACATCAAACAGCAGTGTTGCAACGTACGGATATTACCGGGGTGCAAAAACATGCTTTTGGTTCGCCTTATAGTTATAAGTTTATTCGGGTGGAGAAGTAA